The Amblyomma americanum isolate KBUSLIRL-KWMA chromosome 5, ASM5285725v1, whole genome shotgun sequence genome window below encodes:
- the LOC144134411 gene encoding uncharacterized protein LOC144134411, with the protein MLLHVLVVLAVCLLPVVIIHKLLGYATLTVVAMYDRVFCGPLPSLGTICAHPMTSCSNLTSGQCRYSNSTLPTCSLQQRSLEDSLAVEAYCLTPFIQAARIEEASLGPWVIEAAGGVCLSVAVAVLQMRFPELETLSVALHLAAFVLLVDPRSSRDVILIDVATMHVIDLFPSGSSAKFLLPATLYMHGRAHECCLLSGKLTAYAARLSLGLAVLLSLFSTVWNRIYSASQHHPNLLQEAQHVPPPQQHALDRRRG; encoded by the exons ATGTTGCTCCACGTACTCGTGGTCTTAGCGGTGTGCCTGCTGCCCGTGGTCATCATTCACAAGCTGCTCGGCTACGCGACATTGACGGTGGTGGCCATGTACGACAGGGTTTTCTGCGGCCCACTTCCAAGTCTGGGGACCATCTGCGCGCAC CCCATGACAAGTTGCAGCAACTTGACATCTGGCCAGTGCCGGTACTCCAACAGCACGCTCCCCACCTGTTCGCTGCAACAAAGAAGCCTGGAGGACTCCCTGGCGGTTGAGGCTTACTGCCTAACACCTTTTATCCAGGCGGCAAGAATTGAG GAGGCGTCCCTGGGGCCGTGGGTCATCGAAGCTGCCGGAGGCGTGTGCTTATCGGTCGCAGTGGCGGTGCTCCAGATGAGATTCCCAGAGCTTGAGACACTCAGTGTCGCCCTGCACCTCGCCGCCTTCGTGCTTTTGGTGGATCCGCGCTCGTCCCGGGATGTGATACTGATCGACGTGGCCACCATGCACGTGATCGACCTATTTCCGTCCGGCAGCTCTGCGAAATTCCTTCTTCCGGCAACACTGTACATGCAT GGCCGCGCACACGAGTGCTGCCTGCTGTCGGGTAAGCTGACGGCTTACGCGGCCCGCCTGAGCCTTGggctggccgtgttgctgtcgctGTTTTCCACCGTATGGAACCGCATCTACTCTGCGTCGCAGCATCACCCGAATCTGTTGCAAGAGGCGCAGCATGTCCCGCCGCCTCAGCAGCATGCCCTCGACCGGCGTAGAGGATGA
- the LOC144135355 gene encoding uncharacterized protein LOC144135355, giving the protein MLRHVLVVSLVCLLPVILFYKVLATVIVTAVAMYDAAFCGPLPSLATVCAHPMTGCSHLTSGECRYSNETLLTCAQHNRSLEDSLAVEDYCLTPSVLAARLEEAYLSPWMNEAAGGLCLMLAALVLKMKFQKLQTITAALLITAFVLLVEPYSSQDLILVDVVLMHAIDLFPFVDSAQLFPPEDLLTKHSQVRECCQLSCKLTADAACATLRLVLLLSLLASVLIRFYFNPEHHPNVLQQAQNVGPPPHHAILDRHRG; this is encoded by the exons ATGTTGCGCCACGTACTCGTGGTGTCCCTGGTTTGCCTGCTGCCTGTGATCCTCTTCTACAAGGTGCTCGCCACTGTGATCGTGACTGCGGTGGCCATGTACGACGCGGCTTTCTGCGGCCCACTTCCAAGCCTGGCGACCGTCTGCGCCCAC CCCATGACGGGATGCAGCCACCTGACCTCTGGCGAGTGCCGGTACTCCAACGAGACGCTCCTCACCTGTGCGCAGCACAACCGAAGCCTGGAAGACTCCCTGGCGGTTGAGGATTACTGCCTAACCCCTTCCGTCCTGGCGGCTAGATTAGAG GAGGCGTACCTGAGCCCGTGGATGAACGAAGCTGCCGGAGGCCTGTGCTTGATGCTCGCGGCCTTGGTTCTCAAGATGAAATTCCAAAAGCTCCAGACCATCACTGCCGCGCTGCTCATCACCGCCTTCGTGCTTCTGGTGGAGCCGTACTCGTCCCAGGATCTGATACTGGTGGACGTGGTCTTGATGCACGCGATCGACCTCTTTCCCTTCGTCGACTCTGCGCAATTATTCCCGCCGGAGGACTTGCTGACCAAACAT TCGCAGGTACGCGAGTGCTGCCAGCTGTCGTGCAAGCTGACGGCCGACGCGGCCTGCGCTACCCTTAGGCTGGTCTTGCTGCTGTCGCTGTTAGCTAGCGTATTGATCCGCTTCTACTTCAACCCGGAGCACCACCCGAATGTGTTGCAACAGGCGCAGAATGTCGGCCCGCCTCCACATCATGCCATCCTCGACCGTCATAGAGGGTGA
- the LOC144134410 gene encoding uncharacterized protein LOC144134410, with protein sequence MFFVMFVALVVSLLPVILFYEVFTSAILAVLAKYAVSFCGPLPSLATTCAHPGTGCSHLTSGQCWYSNDTLLTCSLGNRSLEDELMVEAYCLSPSIQAPRFKEASLNSWSSEAVAGLCLVVAALVLRLKFRIPDSITAALPIAGLVLLVDPRSIRDLLLFDVATMHAMDLLPFVNSSKFISTDAFIKRARVRECCQLSCKLTADAARGIIRLAMSLSLLCTMVSRIYFAVQPHPYGLQEALHLEQPLQQALYRRKG encoded by the exons ATGTTCTTCGTCATGTTCGTGGCTTTGGTAGTCTCCTTGCTGCCCGTCATTCTTTTCTACGAGGTCTTCACCAGCGCAATCTTGGCTGTGTTGGCGAAGTACGCTGTGTCGTTCTGCGGCCCGCTTCCAAGCCTGGCGACCACATGTGCACAC CCCGGGACAGGTTGCAGCCACCTCACATCTGGCCAGTGCTGGTACTCCAACGACACGCTCCTCACCTGTTCGCTGGGCAACAGGAGTCTGGAAGACGAATTGATGGTTGAGGCTTACTGCCTATCTCCTTCCATCCAGGCTCCTAGATTCAAG GAGGCATCCCTCAACTCTTGGAGCAGCGAAGCTGTCGCAGGCCTGTGCTTGGTTGTCGCAGCGCTGGTTCTCCGCCTGAAATTTCGGATTCCCGATTCGATCACTGCCGCCCTACCCATCGCCGGCCTCGTGCTTCTGGTCGACCCGCGCTCAATCCGGGACCTGCTCCTCTTCGACGTGGCCACCATGCACGCAATGGACCTCCTTCCGTTCGTCAACTCTTCGAAATTCATCTCCACGGACGCATTTATCAAGCGC GCACGCGTACGAGAGTGCTGCCAGCTGTCGTGCAAGCTGACGGCTGACGCGGCCCGTGGGATCATCCGGCTGGCCATGTCGCTGTCACTGCTATGCACCATGGTTAGCCGCATCTACTTTGCTGTGCAGCCCCACCCGTATGGGTTACAAGAGGCGCTGCATTTGGAACAGCCCCTGCAACAAGCCCTCTACCGGCGTAAAGGATGA